The genome window cacaagTTATGGAGCATTCATCGGCTGGTCAtcaaattttccaatttactGACGTATaatattaagtttttatttataaatatcattttttataagcaaagatattaaattaaattctattgtTATCCTAAAAAATGGTTTTTAAGTTTTACTTTTTACCTTTGTGATGTTACATTCATTTCCATAAAGTTATTGTACCCAATGCACTTTCATattgttattaaagaaaaagcattaaaatattcaaaccATGATTCGAATTGCAATAAGCGAATacatgaataaataaattgcaaatataactattaatatttaagtaaataaacaaatgtgtaataaatggaaatatttACTGCACAAAGTTCAATGCCATTTCATTCGTgttataaaaatcatttgtggTCGtgttttttcaataataaacgattttaatacaaaattagcCAGTTTATTGTATggtaaaatgaattaaaaataatatcttCATTCTCAAATGGATAACTTAAtttctttatgttttctttttaaactgCAAACGCACTCTTAACCCATTTTATATGCGAAATTCCATTATCTCTTTGACATTTTCTTGCTAAGTTAGCGACTCTCTTACTCAGCGCAAATATCCCTAAACTTTTAGCATACCCTGTAACCTTGAAACACGGAAAGAGGTCTGctgcatttggtataattttttttgcgaCAAACAGAGAAATTAAAACGATTTCTTTATAGCTTGtgtataaaacataaacacaagacttatgaataaataaattacatattatttagTTTACATTATTGTAGGGTATCTAACAGTTGCTTGTTCTATTCTATACATTCTTTGTTAACAAAATAACCTCAaagagcaaaaagaaaaaaagtatcTTGATGGAAAAAATAGCTGCAAAGTACTGCATGACATTATTGCCACTGgcttgttggtgttgttgttgttgtcgattgttgttgttgctgttgctgtccaACGCGAAGTACGTGCAATGtcacccactcacacacacccgcacatacacacacacttccgCTCTGGTTGCATTGTTcatttaaattctaatttgtattttggcGCACTCGACAATGAGAAAGTCGAGGACAGAAGGACCTGGGGACATTGTGAGCTTGCTGCTTCCTGCCAGCGGGCATTTGGACAGGTTGCTTGCTAGAGGTTGCTTTTTTTGCCTTCCCTCGCCCCCTCGGATCTCTTCACCTTCTCTTTCGATTCGGATTAAGCCACGTGCCCAATAATGTCCTTGAAACTTTTGGGCTGGGCGTGTCGACCGATTTGTTATTGTGCTCTGCCTTGCTTAGGTGCTGCAATCTTAATCGCGTTTTGGTGACAGCTTTGCATATCCCCAAGTATGCTACAAGACTATTCGCTACACTCGATTGTCGATTCCATTGACTCTGGTTGAGTGTGAAAAGACCTCGACGTGAAAATTTGGGGCAAATTGAACACGCTTCTATGTGTTTGAATATTACACAAAATTCACAGGAGAAGATAATATGGAAGAAAATATGTTGAAAAGAATCTAATTATTAAGGAAAAGAGTTATACACGAAtcgtattatattattattattattattattattattattattattattattattattattattattattattattattattattattattattattattattattattattattattattattattattattattattattattattattattattattattattattattattattattattttcaatattattatgtcTATTTATTagtggtttttttttcctagTCTGAAAATCTGACATTTTTTCCACTCTACcctattttttaaatataaagtactatatcaatatacctaattCATAATAAcgtttatttaagtatttttgtggtatattcttttggtatcttttaagaataatgccgtcatgatttgcttttattcaaagtgggtagcggatatctaTATCTTGAATATGTTTTCGCTCTCTTACAATTCTCACTTTGGATTGGCCTAAAATGAATGttgaatttctatttttagtttattacGAATCTTTAATGAATTGCCCACACATTTTGACTTCCACTCACTTTGTGAAACAACTGTTTTAACCTGGCATTGGTGTTGAAGTTTGCCATATATAAGGCTTGTCGATTAACTCTAATTAAGCAGAAATTTCCGATTGCGACAACATGCAACTACAATTTGTAATTGCTCTACTGATGCTTTACGATGTCTATGCAAGGACTTGCTTAGGAAAACCCGATGTAGAAAGTTGCCTGGGCAAACCCAGCCATGGAAGCTCCTTCTTGGTCCACTGCAGGAGCAATGCCAATCCAGTGATGTGGTGGTACAATTCAAGTAGTCGCAGCTGCCAACGAATGCATTACTATGGCTGTGAGGGTAATAGGAATCGTTATTGCACTAAGGTGACTTGCTTGAGGAAATGCAAATATAGTGTGCGAGAAATGGTATTAGTATAAGTAATTACAATATAACTCAATTAAATGATCAAAATTGTACAATAATTCGAAATTCTTTGAATATATTCTTGTTTGAAGATTgcaataatgttaaaatttaacGCAGTACGATAAGTGTCAGCTTTAGATAAACTGCTCTTAAATATCGAttgctgaaaataaaaagaaatcaaaattataaatgcataaaattacTTAACTCATCTAATAAGGACTGCACCAGAATCGAAGCTCTATAGTAAGTTTAGACGAAGGGAATTACAACAATCCCTCTATCGAAATCTataaatcttattttaagtaacatgaacaaaattattgaatttgaagGCTGTTCGATTTAAAAACAAGATTTTATAATCTCAATAAGATGATTGAAGAAATAGTGTTTCAATATCTTTCGAATAAAGAATTCTTGTTTAAAGAAATGTTatctaaattgaaaatttctcAAACTCTCAATTTTCATTATCCATTTGTtactttataaaattttaataaaaaaccgagaataatatcatttatattttgtctATCTATATGCGAAATACTCATTAAAAACCTACACTTTAGTGACTACACAGTTTGTATAAAACTTATAGCTGTAGTTTATCCTTTAGCTGGCCTTGTAGAATATCTAAAATTGTCATTCTGATCAGTTGGCCTTACTTTTAGCCTAGTTCTTTTcagtctctttttttttgcttagcaTTTTGTTGGCGAGCTGCTGTTTTAATTCGTATGTTGTCGCTGGGTTTAGTTGGTTTAGTTGATTAAAAGCGGCATTTCGTgcgtttttctttcattttggcattttatgtgtatgtgtgtgtgtgcgagggGTGGAAGAACGCTTGTGGGTCATTGTGGAGAATGTTTGCAGCTTACAATGTCTTATGGCTGTCTTTTGTTCTGTTTTGTCACTGGAATTTATAGCAGGTTTAACCCACTTTTCTATCCCCGCCATTCCTTCaacgtttgctgctgctgtgtgtgtaaATTACTTGGTCTcttagttctttttttttgtgtttttttttttggggtcaACTTGAAGGCTGTTGCAGCAAAGTTTTAAATTGGTTGTCAAATGCAATGAGCGAATGCGATAAATGGCAACGACTTGAGAAACGCgtttaacattaattaaaatgcattcgCCATAACGAAGACAATGATGAAGtttgctttgactttggctcGCGTGCTACAAGTGCAATGACTTTTCCCCGCTCAAATGCAACTGAAAACGataatgaaaacgaaaatgaaaatgttttgggaaatgcattaaattaaactcATTACACGCGTACTTTGTGTgtggaaaaatatttaactcttgcttttacttttacttttagttttacaacatttaaaactaTGTTAACAACTAGGCAATTAAAAGGCTTAACTGAAGCTTTGGCTATGCTTTGGTTACTGCTAAGACTCAGCGGCTACATCACATCCTCATGAGTGGGGTTGTCGCCAAACTTGATGGAGCCCCGTTGTCGCACATCCTTTCGCTGTCTCTTGTACTCGGTGCGTGGCGGCGTCCTTATTGGCTGCTCAAAGGCCACAGCGCTGGGTCCAATCGGGCTGGTCAGATAACTGCCGCTGGCCTCCACCTCCGTCGGCCATTTATCCCCGTTCATGGCATCGACGAGTGCCGCCTCCATTTCGGCATTCTGCTCCTCCTGTTTGCTCTGACGCTGCTGCTCCTGGAGGCGTGCCCGCAGGCTGCTCATGGCAAAGCTGACATTGTAGCCCGGACTGATGTCCGAGGCGGACTCTTTGTAGACGATCTGCTGCTCCCTTTGATGGTGATTGTGATTGGGATTGTGATGCTGATGCTTTGATCGGGATTTGCCGTTATTGGCTTTCGTCTGCTCACGTTCCCGAAACTTTTTGAGGAAGCCTGGCGGATAGTTGGGCGCCTCGGTGGTTGTGCTTGTTATCACCGTGTTTGCTGTGGGTGTGTGGCTGGTTGAGCCAGGATTGTGGACATATCGACTGCGCGGACGTGGCGCCGGATTACTGGGATTGCTGGCAGGACTCTCATACAAATGCGAGGGCACAAAGCCGCTCTCCATGGGCGCCAAGGCATGGAGTTCGCCACTCGCCTCACCCGTATGCTCGGTTACCTCATACTGATGTCCTTTGTGCTTGGGCAACTCATTCTCATCCTCGACCTGCTCGAAATCatcatcctcctcctcatcatGCTCCTCGGCATGGGGGCGATGCGAAACCAGTTTCTCGGGCTTCGGCAGCAACTCATGATTGCCATAATTCTCATGGCTGGCGGCAATGCTTGTGTGCAATCTCGTCAGTGGCTGCGGACGCAATGTCACAAAGGAGCTGGGATGTTCGCCGGACTTGTAAACGGGCTTCCAGCTTTGGTATTCCATAATTTTGCCCGAGACAATCTCATTGCTGTTGGGCTTTGACTTTTGCGGCTTAAAGTATTTATCCAAAAGCGCCTCATCACTGGTCATCGGAAGTTTGCCCTCCACAATCAGCTCCTGCTCCTTCTCCAGCTGCCGCATGCGATTCTCATAGTTCAGCATGGTGGGCTCAGTGACCGATGGCTTCGGCAGCGGCCTCAACATCTTAACCAGCTTTTTGTGCGAGCCACGCATCTTGATTATCTTCATGGGCTTGTTGGTGTGCGGATCGCGTATTATGTACTTCACACGCGTCGTCTCCGTGGGCAGAAAGTCCATCATGTTCTGGGCATAGCCCGCTGTGCTGGGCAGCAGATCGCCAAACATGGATTTCATGGCACGCGTGGGTCCCTTGAAGATGCGACCCATGAGGCCGCCCATTACCGAATTGTCCATCTGCTGCCACATGAAGCGACGTTGAATTCTAAATGGGATGTGATGTGTGAGAAGGGTATTGGACTATATTTACCAGGTTTACCAATGTAAAATGAGCGTTAAGATATAAAGGGAAAATTTTGTGTGATAGGGCCTATACATCAAGTCAATGCACAAACTTAAAACTTCTGATGTTGATATGATATCCAAAAATGATTagaaatttaacaaaataaaagtcaatACTTTGAATCCAATTTCTTTACTCTCCCATTCAAATTTATGGCTGATTACGTCATGTCCAGTTAAATCGATAGTAAGTTTACTATACAATTAATTTTTCGGTCAAATAAAAACGAGTTGGATTTTCGTGCAAAGCAATCCTGTGCATCAGCtgttttgcttcttcttccttATTTGACAACCGCTGACAgctttctcttcttctttatttttaagcagCTAAATTTGTTACTTGAAGCAAACCGATAAGTCTTATTTATCGGAGATGAGAAGAATAGTTCGAATAGTGTTAACTAGAGGAAAGACAACGGTCCTTAGTGTTTGCtttacacaacaaaaaacactcATTTCTTACTGGTACACCTAGTGTTAATTTGTCTACCTGTGTTCCTCCGCCTTCTGTTCGCCATTCACCAGCAGTAGCACAGTGGCCACTAGCAACAGTGGCCGAATCCAGTTACAAACAGGAATCTGCATCGATGATGATTATATgtgatttgcatttgatttatgaATTCACTTCTGGCTTAACACTTACACAATAAAGCTTCCTCATGTtcagatgttgttgttgatgttgttgttgttgtgagtgTTGTTTGTGCTTTCTAATATGCTATGTTATTCCCACAAAATAACGCGACTCGATCTATTCCGTCAGTGGCTTTCCGTTGCCCACTTTCGACTGCCGGCGCCTGCGCGCCAAGCACTTGATTTTATACATTTCACACCATTTGGGCAGCTTGCTCGCTGTGCAGCAGCAGGTTGAAGCTTGAGCTTGCTCCAATTATTGAGCGCAGTCGCAactttggcattggcatttcACTTTCTGGCTAAAACAATGGGTTTTTCGCCCCGTTCCCCCAGCTCCTCCTTCTCTTTCATGCATTTTCATGTGGCCGCCTTTCGTCGAACAATTAGTTCCATTAGTTTCTGGCTGCGGTGGTtgctatttttcttttatttttatttgattttttttgttttgttgcttttcgtttttgatATTTCTTGTTTAGCTTTTCTTTCGCTTccattttttcattattaccTTTTCCTTCCTCTAGTTGAAGTTGGCAGTTTCCgtgtgcattttattttcgtgCTGGCTGCACCTGACGTGTTGCAgattttgctttaaatgttgcttaaaaatttgttaaattttgttaaacCATCGTTGAGCATAGCATACAacacataaaacaacaaacaaaagcctGCAGCATATTCAATAACAATTCGTGCTCAATTATgagttaatatttattaatgcgatgcatttgctgctgttgctgttgttgttgttgttgcatttttgcttcatttcttggttgcattttattaattaacgGCTCATCGGCAATTGTATCATTAATTTGTATAGCCTGGGCAGCGCCATCTGGCGATTCCAACTCGCAGCTGCATCTGCTactgtttctctctctctctctctgcttctgtttctgccGTTGCCCGTTGGCTTTGTGTAAACGACTTTGTGGCGTGCACTTGCCTGATGGCtatcaataataatgataatgatgatgatgacgatgatcaTTATGTTGATGCTCTGCTTTATTTGCCTTTGGCAAAACCACTTGATAATTGTTTGTACTGCAAATATATAATAGGTGGCGCCACTTTGGCGAACGCTTAAAGAACATTTGTCATTCCCACTTATGTTGTTCATTATTGTTATATAACATGCACATCTGCTGCATAACAAATATTGttcttttgcaaatatttcaatgcaaaATAAAGACATTTACGTAActgaattaaatgcaatttgaaattgaattggaggtttatgttttattgttattctTTTCGATTAGTAAAatctatataataaaattgtctTCTTTACTTCAGCGAAGATCCTTTAAGCATTTTTagaaagttaaaaaaaaactcacgAATTCTAtaggtttttcttttcgtcttatttaaattttagtaaaatttctttattttaatatagtgAACCGTTATTCtctttaataacttatacTGGAGTGGAAATTctgttgccgttgttattCCTGTACTCTTTTCAGATTGATTTTCTGGTTGTGTTGCAGAAATTTCATTTCTCGTACAAAATTCCATTAATATGCGTTGCTGAATGCTTTCGTACatcataaaagcaaaaaatgcTTTTTTACCTTACAAAAGAAAGCGTATTCGATACacatataaatacttttaattgtGATTTTGATAGGATATCAATAACAATGTTGCCAACTCtccaaaaatgtaaattgtaaaatgttaaaaagttattttaaaagcTAAGATTAATCCGAAAATGAATGAACTTAGGTTGAACATAATTTGAGGAATGTAAAACCagacaaaaaagagaaaagaaataaagtacattcaagatttaaataatgtaataataacaataatagaTATACGAAAATTGCAGATTGATTCGCTACTTTTCATATCTCaattaaataacttcaatGAGATTGTCACTCAATCGCGAGTTTAAATGGATGGGTACATATTtggaattattatttaagctCTGATTTAATAGATGTcaaatgcattgcatttggGCTTAGAGAATAAGCCACTTTATATAGCCTTCTTTGGCTGAATAGAATTTGCTTGTCGCACTAATTAAACGGCTTTGAAGTGGAGCACAATGAAAACCAATTTGCACGCTCATCCACTCAATCAAATGAACAGTTTGTGTtcgtgtttgtatttgtgtatttgcatttgtatttgtgtatttgtgtgcgcCAAATGCCAAGGGCTTCTAATAGTAGTAAGTTGCATACAACATACATTCGAATACATATGcgaatattgcgtatacgcagtgtGACTGCACTCGATTTCGCCGTTGTGTTgtcaataaaatgtatttaaaatgccaTTTGTGTAAATGGATTATGTAATCGATGCATTGCCATTGGATTTAcgctcatgtgtgtgtgtgccatatgtgcataagtgtgtgtgtgtgtgtgtgtgtgtgtgtaagtactatatactaaatgcatatttgtattattgctGGATGGCAAGCATGGCTTGCTGATAACGATacgcagttgttgctgctgttgctacaaCATTGGCATTCAACTCGCAACTGCGAACCGTCGCGCTcgatatgtatataagtaaaAGCAAATTGATGCCTTAAGCCAAATATAAACACAATAAAACCAAACAagccgcaacaacaatgagctACCGCACACAGTCAGAGGGCGCCAAGTTACAAGTTGCTTTTGCCGTCCTCCCCATGG of Drosophila nasuta strain 15112-1781.00 chromosome 3, ASM2355853v1, whole genome shotgun sequence contains these proteins:
- the LOC132792766 gene encoding uncharacterized protein LOC132792766 isoform X1, translated to MRKLYCIPVCNWIRPLLLVATVLLLVNGEQKAEEHRIQRRFMWQQMDNSVMGGLMGRIFKGPTRAMKSMFGDLLPSTAGYAQNMMDFLPTETTRVKYIIRDPHTNKPMKIIKMRGSHKKLVKMLRPLPKPSVTEPTMLNYENRMRQLEKEQELIVEGKLPMTSDEALLDKYFKPQKSKPNSNEIVSGKIMEYQSWKPVYKSGEHPSSFVTLRPQPLTRLHTSIAASHENYGNHELLPKPEKLVSHRPHAEEHDEEEDDDFEQVEDENELPKHKGHQYEVTEHTGEASGELHALAPMESGFVPSHLYESPASNPSNPAPRPRSRYVHNPGSTSHTPTANTVITSTTTEAPNYPPGFLKKFREREQTKANNGKSRSKHQHHNPNHNHHQREQQIVYKESASDISPGYNVSFAMSSLRARLQEQQRQSKQEEQNAEMEAALVDAMNGDKWPTEVEASGSYLTSPIGPSAVAFEQPIRTPPRTEYKRQRKDVRQRGSIKFGDNPTHEDVM
- the LOC132792766 gene encoding uncharacterized protein LOC132792766 isoform X2, translating into MWQQMDNSVMGGLMGRIFKGPTRAMKSMFGDLLPSTAGYAQNMMDFLPTETTRVKYIIRDPHTNKPMKIIKMRGSHKKLVKMLRPLPKPSVTEPTMLNYENRMRQLEKEQELIVEGKLPMTSDEALLDKYFKPQKSKPNSNEIVSGKIMEYQSWKPVYKSGEHPSSFVTLRPQPLTRLHTSIAASHENYGNHELLPKPEKLVSHRPHAEEHDEEEDDDFEQVEDENELPKHKGHQYEVTEHTGEASGELHALAPMESGFVPSHLYESPASNPSNPAPRPRSRYVHNPGSTSHTPTANTVITSTTTEAPNYPPGFLKKFREREQTKANNGKSRSKHQHHNPNHNHHQREQQIVYKESASDISPGYNVSFAMSSLRARLQEQQRQSKQEEQNAEMEAALVDAMNGDKWPTEVEASGSYLTSPIGPSAVAFEQPIRTPPRTEYKRQRKDVRQRGSIKFGDNPTHEDVM